From a region of the Mucilaginibacter auburnensis genome:
- a CDS encoding DUF1493 family protein, producing the protein MKEDDEKVFEQLKCFISNITGVAEDEIFKTAYLEKDLGVFGDDTIDLLLMYCKEFNVDLSGFDVRKYVSPEGDTLLPAIIRLLTGRKNHKQADISVLNLINGVLEGRLDETVINA; encoded by the coding sequence GTGAAAGAAGACGACGAAAAAGTATTTGAACAATTAAAGTGTTTCATCAGTAACATCACCGGTGTAGCCGAAGATGAAATTTTTAAAACAGCCTATCTGGAAAAAGACCTCGGAGTTTTTGGAGACGATACTATTGACTTATTGCTTATGTACTGTAAAGAGTTCAATGTTGATCTTTCCGGATTTGATGTAAGGAAATATGTGAGTCCGGAAGGCGACACCCTTCTCCCCGCCATCATCAGATTGCTTACGGGAAGGAAAAATCACAAACAAGCAGATATATCAGTATTAAACTTAATAAACGGAGTATTGGAGGGCCGATTGGATGAAACTGTAATTAACGCTTAA